The proteins below are encoded in one region of Tamandua tetradactyla isolate mTamTet1 chromosome 9, mTamTet1.pri, whole genome shotgun sequence:
- the LOC143645963 gene encoding olfactory receptor 9G19-like: protein MEERNLTTVKKFILLGFTADLQLQRILFLIFLIMYICSLLGNMTMISLICADSKLHTPMYFFIGNLSFLDIWYSSVYVPQILMTCISEDKSISFADCLAQFFFSAGLAFSESNLLAVMAYDRYMAIFNPLLYVQAMSPSVCGSLVAASYFGGFLNSSIITSKTFTLSFCANNIIDDFFCDLPPLVKLACDVKKSYQAVLYFILASNIITPTIIILASYLFIIVAILNMHSTQGRLKAFSTCGSHLTAVTLYYGSILFIYSRPSTSYALEWDKVVSVFYTVVIPMLNPLIYSLRNKDVKDALKKMLDRTKVS from the coding sequence ATGGAAGAGAGAAATTTAACCACAGTGAAGAAGTTCATTCTTTTAGGTTTCACAGCTGACTTGCAGTTACAGAGAATACTCTTTTTAATCTTCCTCATCATGTACATCTGCAGTCTCTTGGGGAATATGACCATGATTTCCCTGATTTGTGCTGATTCTAAactccacacacccatgtacttttttATTGGGAACCTCTCATTCCTGGATATCTGGTATTCTTCTGTCTATGTCCCCCAAATCCTGATGACCTGCATCTCTGAAGACAAAAGCATCTCCTTTGCTGACTGCCTGGCTCAGTTTTTCTTCTCTGCTGGGCTGGCTTTTAGTGAGAGTAACTTATTGGCTGTCATGGCTTATGACCGCTATATGGCCATCTTCAACCCCCTGCTTTATGTCCAGGCAATGTCCCCAAGTGTATGTGGCAGTCTTGTGGCAGCTTCATACTTCGGTGGCTTTCTTAACTCAAGTATCATCACCAGCAAAACATTTACCCTGAGCTTCTGTGCGAACAACATCATTGATGATTTCTTCTGTGATCTGCCCCCTCTTGTGAAGCTGGCATGTGATGTGAAGAAAAGCTATCAAGCTGTGCTCTATTTCATACTTGCCTCCAACATCATCACTCCCACCATAATTATTCTTGCCTCCTATCTCTTCATCATTGTGGCCATTTTGAATATGCACTCTACCCAAGGCCGTCTGAAGGCTTTTTCCACTTGTGGTTCCCACCTGACAGCTGTTACCTTGTACTATGGTTCAATTCTCTTCATTTACTCCAGACCAAGCACTAGCTATGCCCTGGAATGGGATAAAGTGGTGTCTGTTTTCTATACTGTGGTGATTCCAATGTTAAACCCTTTGATCTATAGCTTAAGAAATAAAGATGTGAAAGATGCCCTGAAGAAAATGTTGGACAGAACCAAGGTATCATAA